From Chryseotalea sp. WA131a:
GTGACCTCTATTATCGGTGCTCCGTTGGTGATTTGGATGGTAGTGAAGAATAAAAAAGTAAGCAGCTAATGGAAGCGCACAACCTTTCTATCGGCTATCGCAGCAAAACAAAAGACAACATTTTGTTCGAAGGTTTAGATTTGGTGCTGCGGGCAGGTGAATTGGTTTGTTTTATGGGGCCAAATGGGGTTGGAAAATCTACGCTGATGCGCACCTTGGCGGGATTGCAATTGCCCTTGAGCGGAACGCTTGAGAAAGTGAACGAAAAAAATGTGGCGTTGGTATTGACCGAGCGCATTTCGGCCGCTAACATGACAGCCAAGGAATTAGTAGCATTTGGGCGGTACCCCTACCTCGATTGGCGCATTAATCTTTCTCAACAGGATGAACAAATTGTTCATGGGGCAATTGAGCAAGTGCACATTGCAGACTTAGCAGACAAAAAAATCAATGAGCTAAGCGATGGCCAAATGCAAATGGTGATGATAGCAAAAGCCTTGGCACAACAAACTCCCTATTTACTTTTAGACGAACCTACGTCACACCTTGATTTGAACAACCGTGTGGAGATTATGAAGTTGCTTCGTCAATTGGCGCATCAAACAAAAAAGGCCATCTTAATTGCCACACACGAATTGGACCTTGCTTTGCAAATGGCCGATGTAATTTGGCTGGCAACTGCCGACAAAAAAATAATGGCTGGCATGCCGGAAGATTTAGTGCTGAGCGGTGCCTTTGATGCAGTATTTAAATTAAAGGGTTTTGATTTAAAAACGGGTAAAGTGCATCACGAAGCACATCGAAACATATCCATCCGATTGGAAGGCATTGGTTCTACATATCTGTGGACGAAAAATGCATTGGAGCGGAATGGGTATGCGGTGGATGACACTTCTACTTTATTAATCAAAATAGATAACCAGCGATCGAGTTGGGAGTACAATAAAAAATTATTCACCAAACTTGAAACATTGATTAGGCAGTTACCTTAGATTTTCTTTCAATGAAAGCCGCCAAGATGGTTGTATTTCAAAATTTTCCAAACAATAGCTTAGAACTAAGTTGATACCTTATTTTTAGGGTCGTGCAAATCGATATCATGCACACTAAATCCCAAATCGCGAATAACTTTATCCCGAATACTTATTGCTCCAACATAAAGAACTGAGTTAACATCATAACCGCTATTAAAAGCTGCTTGCTCCAACATCAATTTACATTCCTCAAGGTTCTGATAATCTGATACTATACTTATTAGTGATTCTTGCGCTTGATAAGGGTTTTCGGGACCTGAAGCTTTAACTCTTTCTAAAATGTCTTTGTAATATTTGCTAGTGAAATCTGATATTTTAGAAGTCTCAAAAACTCTTAAACCAGCTTCATTGAGAATCAACGGGGAATTTGATTTGCTCAAATGATTTCTCCATAGAGTATCCACCTTAACGGTCATCTGACCAAAACTATATTTTATTTTAGGAACGTCTTTTAAAGTTTCCTCCATAGAATCAATAGATTGGACAATTCTACCCGTTCGAAAAATAAGAAAGGCAGCACTTCCTAATATTGAAACGAAAAGTGCTGCGACAATACCCCAAATAGTCACCCAATCGGAGGTCGATAATTGTAATATTATCATAATCGAAGTTTTCATATGCTATTTACGACATTAATATTCAGTTAGTAAGCATTAACGTGTAAATAAAGAAAGGCGCTCAAATGTAACGTATTTTTTACAAGTTTAGTTTTAATTTATTAATCAAATTCCGTACCGCTAAAAATTACCTCGCCCACTTGCAAAGCTATTTGCTTATTAGCGCTTTAACAAACATTTTCGGGTGCTTCTCGTCCCAATCACTAACGCTCTGAAAAAGATAGGCTGCTTCCAAAAGAGGTGCCTCATCATACAAGTTTCCAATCAGTGTTAAAGAAGTTGGACGACCTTTTTTATCGAAACCAGTTGGAATTGTGATGGCAGGATGGCCTGTTAAATTGGTGGAAAGTGAAATATTCTTTCCGCTAGAGGGTGCAATGATGAAGTCGTAAGGTGCAATCATCGCATTAAACTTCTCGATCAACACTTTTCGAAAACGATTGGCTTGCAAATACTCTACCGCTGAAATAAATCGTGCTTGGCGAAGGGAGTTGGCACGTGAACCCTTATCTTGCTCTGATAACAATCTCTCTTGATGGCTGCGCACCAGCTCATCAAAAAAACTTCCGGCTTCGGCACGTAAAATAATATCGAACGATTCGTAGGGTATCGAGTCGGGCAACTCAACTTCTTTCAAATCAGCCCCTAGGTTTCTAATTGTTTGTAATGTCACCGAATCTATTTTCCTATAGTGAGAAGTGTCTTCGTCAAATAGTTTTTTGAAGTACCCAATTTTAAAATTTTTCAAATCCTTTTTCGGTTCAAAACCAAATGCATAGTCAGCGGTAGCCCGATCCTTTTCTGCCTCGCCATTTTTTCCTTTGATCAATGAAAACACGAGCGCACAATCTTGTGCCGATCGTGCAATCACACCTACTTTGTCCATCGACCATGAAAGCGTCATGCAGCCACCTCGGCTCACGGCTCCAAAGCTTGGTCGCAACCCAGTAACCCCACAGCGCGCAGAGGGAGCCAACACCGAGCCTAGCGTTTCCGTACCAATGGCAAAAGGAACAAGGCCGGCTGCCGTTGCCGAAGCTGACCCTGCTGATGAACCGCTCGCACCTTGCTTTAAATCCCACGGGTTTTTTGTTTTGCCGCCAAACCAAACATCACCTCGTGCCAACGCACCGGTTGTTAACTTGGCGACCAACACCGCACCGGCTTCTTCCAATCGCTGAACGACTGCGGCCTTTTCATTAAACTGCTGCTGTTGATAAGGCTCGGCTCCCCACGTAGTTTTATAGCCGGGCACCGAGAACAAATCTTTTATTCCATAAGGTATGCCGTGCAAAAGGCCTCGATAATTTCCTCTCGAAATCTCGTCATCAGCTTTTGCGGCTTGTTGAAGTGCGAGTAATTCGGTTATGGTGACTACCGTTTTTAACGTATCGCCATACTTTTTTAGTCGCGCTAGGTAAATTTGAGTTAAGCGCGAGGAGGAAATTTTCTTTGCTTTGAGAAGATGAGCCAATTCGGTTACTTTCAAAAAAGCAATCTGTTCATCGGTTGACGGCAAATTTATTTCGTTCTCATCCCAACGACTGATGACGTTTCTTTTTTTAAATTGAAAGTTATCGGGCTTTGGGTCAAACAGCACCGCGGGGGCTACCTCGTTGGCAACTTTGAATTTACGCATGCTATCATAGCCGGCTTTGTTGTCGGCTAGGTAGGTGCGCATTGTATCAATTTCGCTTTTGCTGAATTGCAAGCCAATCAATTTTTGTGCACTTACAACATCTTTGCGTGAGATTTTATTTGGGGCGTGGCAGGCGCTCGCAATTGAAACGAGCAGGAAAAGCAAAGAGCATTTAGAATTTTTTATCATCGAAAACAATTATTCAAACGCCTTTTTAAAAAATTCCTTGAGTTTTTGTTTTTCAGGCAACTGCTTAGTGTTTTTTGAAACCGCTTTAATCACAGTCGGCAAAACATCAAATAAATTCTCCAAGGCATTTTCATCACCCGTGACCAATGCATAAAAACTTGCACCATCAATTTCTCTAATCTTTTCATTCAAAGCGCATTTCTCTCCTTTCTCTTTATCAGACGGTGTAAATTCTCGATTAAACCGTTGGGGCTTTTTAGGAACAATGGCTACATAGTAGGCTGTATAACCTTTGTAGACGCTCGCTTTCTGCATCACTAATTTTTCTAAAGAAGAATACAACTCTGCGAGCTTGCCGCCTGAAATGGTGTTGTACTTATTTTTTATTTCACCAATAACTTTTTTCTCTTCCGAAAGGATGTCCACCACATTTCCTTTTGTAAGATTAGTCCAACCCTTTACACATCCTAAAATATTTTGATGAAACTCACCAACATGATTGAGTAAAGTTTTTTGGGCTTGGCGGGTTTTCTCACTTTCTAGCCATGCGTTGTATTCAATGTCGAATCCGGCCATTTCAAACAGAGTTGAAAATGGGTCAATGACGTTTTTCGTAAAGTCTTTTTGAGCCTTAAGCTGGGCTTCGCTTGCCTTTAATAAAAGGTGCTCTACAGCTCCTTGCAAATGCTTATCATCAATCCAATCTAAGTAAGACATAAGAGAGTTATGATTCTACTTTCTGAAAAGTATGAATTAAACTCTAAAAATCATAAGCTCATAGTTACTTGGTTAAGCGAGGCACGGCTCTCTAAAGAATAATGCTCGTACACTTGATTCAAAAAACGTACAATAGAGTAACCAAGCTCGTGAGCCAAGTTTACTGGCACAGCATTCCCAATTTGTTTATATTGTTGAGCCACCGAACCTGCAAATTGCCAATCATCGGGAAAAGTTTGAATGCGTGCATACTCCCTAACTGTAAAGGGACGGGTTTCATCTGGATGACAGCGCTCAGTTTGTTTTTGAGCCGGACTGCAAGTCAATGTTAAACTTGGCTCATCCCAACTCATCCGCCTTGCCATGCCTGTTTTGCCGCCACCTAAAAAGAAACTTTTTTGCATATACTCCTTTTGAAGTTTAAGGGGCAAATCACGCCAATATCCTCCAGGAGGTACTTTATCCAAAATCTCTTTTTTCCTTTTGGGGTAACTTACACCTAAAGACTTTGGAACATCTACTGGGAAAAGCTCGCTTGCTTGCAGTGCATCTTTGAGCTTATAAATTTTTTTATACGGTTTCGGGAAAGCAAAATCAATATCAATGTCTTTTCGAACGCCTATTAAAATCAATCGTTCGCGCTTTTGAGGAACTCTATAAAAAATTGCTTTCAAAATCTTTTCGTCCAATGGTTTGTACCCAATCTCGTCTAAAATTGATTTCATCCCCGCCAAAGTTCTGCCGCCATCATGATTCAGTAAGCCACGAACATTTTCGCCAACACAAAGCAACGGATTCGTTTCCTTTACCACTCGGGCAAACTCATAAAACAAGGTGCCTCGGGCGTCCTTCAATCCTAGTTTTTTCCCGGCATAACTAAAGGCTTGGCATGGAAATCCTCCCGTCACTACATCAATTTTTCCTTTGTACTCTTTAAAACTCACTTGTCTAATGTCTTCTTCAATCACTCGCCACTTTGGTCTGTTCTTGCGAAGTGTTTCCGCTGCCCAATGGTCAATTTCATTCAGCGCAGCACATTTCAGTCCTGCTTTTTCCAAGCCAATGGCTAAACCGCCAGCTCCGGCAAACAATTCGAGAACGGAATAATGATGACTAGGCTTCTCTTGATTGGATGCCGAGTCTTTATTGAATAAAAATTCTAATTCGTCAAAAATC
This genomic window contains:
- a CDS encoding Eco47II family restriction endonuclease, with product MSYLDWIDDKHLQGAVEHLLLKASEAQLKAQKDFTKNVIDPFSTLFEMAGFDIEYNAWLESEKTRQAQKTLLNHVGEFHQNILGCVKGWTNLTKGNVVDILSEEKKVIGEIKNKYNTISGGKLAELYSSLEKLVMQKASVYKGYTAYYVAIVPKKPQRFNREFTPSDKEKGEKCALNEKIREIDGASFYALVTGDENALENLFDVLPTVIKAVSKNTKQLPEKQKLKEFFKKAFE
- a CDS encoding amidase; the protein is MIKNSKCSLLFLLVSIASACHAPNKISRKDVVSAQKLIGLQFSKSEIDTMRTYLADNKAGYDSMRKFKVANEVAPAVLFDPKPDNFQFKKRNVISRWDENEINLPSTDEQIAFLKVTELAHLLKAKKISSSRLTQIYLARLKKYGDTLKTVVTITELLALQQAAKADDEISRGNYRGLLHGIPYGIKDLFSVPGYKTTWGAEPYQQQQFNEKAAVVQRLEEAGAVLVAKLTTGALARGDVWFGGKTKNPWDLKQGASGSSAGSASATAAGLVPFAIGTETLGSVLAPSARCGVTGLRPSFGAVSRGGCMTLSWSMDKVGVIARSAQDCALVFSLIKGKNGEAEKDRATADYAFGFEPKKDLKNFKIGYFKKLFDEDTSHYRKIDSVTLQTIRNLGADLKEVELPDSIPYESFDIILRAEAGSFFDELVRSHQERLLSEQDKGSRANSLRQARFISAVEYLQANRFRKVLIEKFNAMIAPYDFIIAPSSGKNISLSTNLTGHPAITIPTGFDKKGRPTSLTLIGNLYDEAPLLEAAYLFQSVSDWDEKHPKMFVKALISK
- the dcm gene encoding DNA (cytosine-5-)-methyltransferase is translated as MKEHYTLSEVADLLGKSKETLRRWDNSGKLTAVREPMSNYRVYKKEQLKIFDELEFLFNKDSASNQEKPSHHYSVLELFAGAGGLAIGLEKAGLKCAALNEIDHWAAETLRKNRPKWRVIEEDIRQVSFKEYKGKIDVVTGGFPCQAFSYAGKKLGLKDARGTLFYEFARVVKETNPLLCVGENVRGLLNHDGGRTLAGMKSILDEIGYKPLDEKILKAIFYRVPQKRERLILIGVRKDIDIDFAFPKPYKKIYKLKDALQASELFPVDVPKSLGVSYPKRKKEILDKVPPGGYWRDLPLKLQKEYMQKSFFLGGGKTGMARRMSWDEPSLTLTCSPAQKQTERCHPDETRPFTVREYARIQTFPDDWQFAGSVAQQYKQIGNAVPVNLAHELGYSIVRFLNQVYEHYSLESRASLNQVTMSL
- a CDS encoding ABC transporter ATP-binding protein codes for the protein MEAHNLSIGYRSKTKDNILFEGLDLVLRAGELVCFMGPNGVGKSTLMRTLAGLQLPLSGTLEKVNEKNVALVLTERISAANMTAKELVAFGRYPYLDWRINLSQQDEQIVHGAIEQVHIADLADKKINELSDGQMQMVMIAKALAQQTPYLLLDEPTSHLDLNNRVEIMKLLRQLAHQTKKAILIATHELDLALQMADVIWLATADKKIMAGMPEDLVLSGAFDAVFKLKGFDLKTGKVHHEAHRNISIRLEGIGSTYLWTKNALERNGYAVDDTSTLLIKIDNQRSSWEYNKKLFTKLETLIRQLP